GGTCTGGCTGGACCCGACCTTCGCCCTGTCCAGACTGCGGCACGATTCGCACGCCTGGGCCGTGGCGGTGTGGCTGCGTCGCGCAAGCTGAGCCTTACGGAACCAGGGCTGCAAGATCCCGTTTTCGGATCAACGCGCGACGCCGCAAGGGCGACGCCGGAGCAGGAGACCGACCATGGCCGATCATGACCGTATCGAAGGCGCCGCCAAGAACATCGGCGGCAAAATAAAGGAAGCCGCCGGCAAGGTGACCGGCGACACCAAACTTCAAGCTGAAGGCAAGGCCGATCAGGTCGAGGG
Above is a genomic segment from Candidatus Brevundimonas colombiensis containing:
- a CDS encoding CsbD family protein — protein: MADHDRIEGAAKNIGGKIKEAAGKVTGDTKLQAEGKADQVEGKVQNAVGGVKDSLRDKG